One window from the genome of Pseudomonas frederiksbergensis encodes:
- a CDS encoding aminotransferase class V-fold PLP-dependent enzyme yields the protein MLIQSPWRADFPAVAALQRQGQTYLDNAATTQKPQVLLDALAYYYANGAANVHRAQHLPGALATQAFEDSRAKVSQWLNAGDCGQVVFTHGATSALNLLAYGLEHLFNPGDEIVISALEHHANLLPWQQLAERRALTLVVLPLDTDGMIDSTAAAELIGPRTRLLAVSQLSNVLGTWQPLPALLAMAKAQGALTVIDGAQGVVHGRHDVQALGCDFYVFSSHKLYGPEGLGVLFGRTEALSQLRHWQFGGEMVQQADYHSATFRVAPLGLEAGTPPIASVIGLGATLDYLSNLDGQAVLDHEAALHDYLIGGLLARNGVRLVGNPQLALASFVVEGIHNADLAHLLTEQGIAVRAGHHCAMPLFKHLKLSGAIRVSLALYNDSADIERFFEALDQALEMLR from the coding sequence ATGTTGATTCAATCCCCCTGGCGTGCCGATTTCCCGGCCGTCGCTGCCCTGCAACGGCAAGGCCAGACTTACCTGGACAATGCCGCCACCACACAAAAGCCCCAAGTCCTGCTCGACGCACTGGCGTATTACTACGCCAACGGCGCCGCCAATGTGCACCGGGCTCAACACTTGCCCGGCGCCCTGGCCACCCAGGCATTCGAAGACAGTCGCGCCAAGGTTTCGCAATGGCTCAACGCGGGAGACTGCGGGCAGGTGGTTTTCACCCACGGCGCCACTTCGGCGTTGAACCTCCTCGCCTACGGATTGGAACATCTGTTCAACCCGGGCGATGAGATTGTCATCAGCGCCCTGGAGCATCACGCCAACCTGCTGCCCTGGCAGCAACTGGCCGAGCGGCGCGCGTTGACGCTGGTGGTGCTGCCGCTGGACACCGACGGCATGATCGACAGCACAGCCGCCGCAGAGCTGATCGGACCGCGCACACGCCTGTTGGCCGTCAGCCAGTTATCCAATGTTCTCGGCACCTGGCAGCCGCTGCCGGCCCTGCTGGCGATGGCCAAGGCACAGGGCGCGCTGACGGTCATTGATGGCGCCCAGGGCGTGGTCCACGGCCGTCATGATGTGCAGGCCTTGGGCTGCGATTTCTACGTGTTCTCCAGCCACAAACTCTACGGCCCCGAAGGCTTGGGCGTGCTGTTCGGCCGCACAGAAGCGCTCAGTCAGCTGCGTCACTGGCAGTTTGGCGGCGAAATGGTGCAGCAAGCCGACTACCACAGCGCAACCTTTCGTGTGGCGCCGCTGGGTTTGGAAGCGGGGACGCCGCCCATTGCCAGCGTGATCGGCCTGGGGGCGACGCTGGATTATCTGTCCAATCTGGACGGGCAAGCAGTCTTGGACCATGAAGCAGCGCTGCACGACTATTTGATTGGCGGCCTGTTGGCGCGCAACGGCGTGCGCCTGGTGGGCAATCCACAACTGGCCCTGGCCAGCTTCGTGGTCGAAGGCATCCACAACGCTGACCTGGCGCACCTGCTGACTGAGCAAGGCATTGCCGTGCGTGCCGGGCATCACTGCGCGATGCCGCTGTTCAAGCATTTGAAGCTTTCCGGGGCAATCCGGGTGTCGCTGGCGTTGTACAACGACTCCGCCGATATCGAGCGTTTCTTCGAGGCCTTGGACCAGGCCCTGGAGATGTTGCGATGA
- a CDS encoding SufE family protein yields the protein MNLPDDAVAALQIFQDASGWEQRARMLMQWGERLPPLNDADKCEANLVHGCESQVWLVGRLHDGHWQFAANSDARLIRGLVALLLARVNGLSTEELRQVDLSDWFNQLGLSRQLSPSRSNGLNAVLQRMRELAQ from the coding sequence ATGAACTTGCCTGACGATGCTGTCGCCGCTCTGCAGATTTTCCAGGACGCCTCAGGCTGGGAACAACGCGCCCGAATGCTGATGCAATGGGGCGAACGCCTGCCGCCACTGAACGACGCAGACAAGTGCGAGGCCAACCTCGTCCATGGCTGTGAAAGCCAGGTCTGGCTGGTGGGGCGGTTGCACGACGGGCACTGGCAGTTTGCCGCCAACAGCGATGCGCGGTTGATCCGGGGGTTGGTGGCGTTGCTGCTGGCGCGGGTCAATGGCTTATCCACTGAAGAATTACGGCAGGTGGACTTGTCGGACTGGTTCAATCAGCTGGGGTTGTCGCGACAGTTGTCACCGTCGCGCAGCAATGGCTTGAATGCGGTGCTACAGCGGATGCGCGAATTGGCGCAATAG
- the tcdA gene encoding tRNA cyclic N6-threonylcarbamoyladenosine(37) synthase TcdA, translating to MVMSTEDPRFAGIARLYGLDGLERLRAAHVAIVGVGGVGSWAAEAIARCGVGEISLFDLDDVCVSNANRQLHALDSTVGKPKVEVMAERLRGINPDCTVHAVADFVTRDTMAEYITPNIDCVIDCIDSVNAKAALIAWCKRRKIQIITTGGAGGQIDPTLIQVCDLNRTFNDPLASKVRSTLRRDYGFSRTVTRHYSVPCVFSTEQLRYPKPDGSICLQKSFVGDGVKLDCAGGFGAVMMVTATFGMVAATKAVDKIVAGVRRPTDRVKPEQ from the coding sequence TGGCCTGGAGCGCTTGCGGGCGGCCCATGTGGCGATTGTCGGCGTTGGTGGCGTCGGTTCCTGGGCAGCGGAAGCCATTGCCCGTTGCGGCGTGGGCGAGATTTCACTGTTCGACCTGGACGACGTCTGCGTCAGCAACGCCAACCGCCAGTTGCATGCCCTGGACAGCACCGTCGGCAAGCCCAAGGTCGAGGTGATGGCCGAGCGGCTGCGCGGCATCAATCCCGATTGCACCGTGCACGCGGTGGCGGACTTCGTGACCCGTGACACGATGGCCGAGTACATCACGCCGAACATCGATTGTGTGATCGACTGCATCGACAGCGTCAACGCCAAGGCCGCATTGATCGCCTGGTGCAAGCGCCGCAAGATCCAGATCATCACGACCGGCGGTGCGGGCGGGCAGATCGACCCGACGCTGATCCAGGTCTGCGACCTCAATCGCACGTTCAACGATCCGCTGGCCTCGAAGGTGCGCTCTACCTTGCGCCGCGACTACGGTTTCTCCCGCACCGTGACCCGTCATTACAGCGTGCCTTGTGTGTTCTCCACCGAACAACTGCGCTATCCGAAACCCGATGGCAGCATTTGCTTGCAGAAAAGTTTTGTCGGTGACGGCGTCAAGCTTGACTGCGCCGGAGGGTTTGGCGCGGTGATGATGGTCACGGCGACGTTTGGCATGGTCGCGGCGACCAAGGCTGTGGATAAGATCGTGGCGGGCGTGCGGCGGCCGACAGACAGGGTCAAGCCCGAACAGTGA